A window of the Tessaracoccus sp. MC1865 genome harbors these coding sequences:
- a CDS encoding 50S ribosomal protein L25/general stress protein Ctc, giving the protein MAADAQLSATTRTEFGKGAARRLRREGGTPAVLYGHGMDPVHLALPAQETFLALRTSNALLEISIDGDKKPSLALVKQIQRDPIRPLIDHVDLLLVKAGEKVEVEVLLVLVGDAERGTLINQDLTTLTVLAPATDIPTELEVSLDGLVIGDQILVSDVKLPEGVEATGDPDALVLSVNAPSVESESEEAAGEEAAEGDDSAE; this is encoded by the coding sequence ATGGCTGCTGACGCCCAACTGTCCGCCACCACCCGCACCGAGTTCGGCAAGGGCGCTGCCCGCCGCCTCCGCCGCGAGGGTGGCACCCCCGCCGTCCTCTACGGCCACGGCATGGATCCCGTCCACCTGGCGCTGCCCGCGCAGGAGACCTTCCTCGCGCTGCGTACCTCCAACGCACTGCTCGAGATCTCGATCGACGGCGACAAGAAGCCCTCGCTCGCGCTAGTCAAGCAGATCCAGCGCGACCCGATCCGTCCCCTGATCGACCACGTGGACCTCCTGCTGGTGAAGGCCGGCGAGAAGGTCGAGGTCGAGGTGCTGCTGGTCCTCGTCGGCGACGCGGAGCGCGGCACGCTGATCAACCAGGACCTCACCACGCTGACCGTCCTCGCCCCGGCCACCGACATCCCCACGGAGCTCGAGGTGTCGCTGGACGGCCTCGTCATCGGGGACCAGATCCTGGTCTCCGACGTGAAGCTGCCTGAGGGCGTCGAAGCGACCGGCGATCCCGACGCGCTCGTCCTGTCCGTCAACGCGCCGTCCGTCGAGTCCGAGTCTGAAGAGGCCGCCGGCGAAGAGGCCGCTGAGGGCGACGACTCCGCGGAGTGA
- a CDS encoding LacI family DNA-binding transcriptional regulator produces the protein MALNSVTIADVAKHAGVSRAAVSKVIREAYGVSDGMRTKVQAAIDELGYRPSVTARAMRGRSYTIGIEVPTTVNAFLDDVIEGASSALSGTPYKIVIAPAGPDYSFGPEAIQVLADRQVDGILAVSPAVDPEWLENLGSHIPLILLGRHDESVNYDTIVDDDVLGTRLVMEHLHALGHRDIAHLTIEPAAEKHMLHAPHAIRAATYREWMTGAGLAEHARVIHIAPTEGAAHDRTLELLDDRPRPTAIYAGHDELAMGVLSAAAERGLGPADLSVVGYDDTRIAAHPLISLTSVYQAGADIGALAMRLILERLEGRTDARHEVIIPELRTRGSSTAPVSP, from the coding sequence GTGGCTCTCAACTCAGTGACCATCGCAGACGTTGCGAAACACGCCGGCGTTTCCCGCGCCGCCGTGTCCAAGGTCATCCGCGAGGCCTATGGCGTCAGCGACGGGATGCGCACCAAGGTCCAGGCCGCAATCGACGAGTTGGGCTACCGCCCGAGCGTCACCGCGCGGGCCATGCGTGGGCGCAGCTACACCATCGGCATCGAGGTGCCCACCACGGTCAACGCCTTCCTCGACGACGTGATCGAGGGCGCCAGCTCGGCGCTCTCGGGCACGCCCTACAAGATCGTCATCGCCCCCGCCGGCCCGGATTACAGCTTCGGGCCGGAGGCCATCCAGGTACTGGCCGACCGACAGGTCGACGGCATCCTGGCGGTCTCCCCCGCCGTTGACCCCGAATGGCTCGAGAACCTCGGGAGCCACATCCCGCTGATCCTCCTGGGCCGGCACGACGAGTCGGTGAACTACGACACGATCGTCGACGACGACGTGCTGGGCACCCGGCTGGTCATGGAACACCTCCACGCGCTCGGGCACCGCGACATCGCGCACCTGACGATCGAACCGGCCGCCGAGAAGCACATGCTCCACGCGCCGCACGCGATCCGGGCCGCGACCTACCGCGAGTGGATGACCGGGGCCGGGCTCGCCGAGCACGCCCGCGTCATCCACATCGCACCCACCGAAGGGGCGGCACACGACCGCACCCTGGAACTGCTCGACGACCGGCCACGCCCCACCGCCATCTACGCCGGCCACGACGAGTTGGCGATGGGCGTACTGAGCGCCGCCGCCGAACGGGGGCTGGGCCCGGCGGATCTCTCCGTCGTCGGCTACGACGACACCCGGATCGCCGCCCACCCGCTCATCTCCCTGACCAGCGTCTACCAGGCGGGCGCCGACATCGGCGCGCTCGCCATGCGCCTGATCCTCGAGCGGCTCGAGGGCCGCACCGACGCCAGGCACGAAGTCATCATTCCCGAACTGCGGACCCGCGGATCCTCCACGGCACCCGTCAGCCCCTGA
- a CDS encoding glycoside hydrolase family 3 C-terminal domain-containing protein, whose amino-acid sequence MQVNRRGVGALTATLALLSFSLAPAGQWAASADEASPADCAWMDTSLSAEERAQLLLDASTQRQKYRWLNEHAANSPEQTTFSGGVTYPAQVPCTPRVVYANGAEGVHSKAGTTAWPAPIAIAATFNEALNETKAAMQGSEAFDSGNAVILGPGVASGRTPLSGRTPEYFGEDPVLSGVMGAAAVRGLEDGNPGKGVISNPKHFVANEQELDRQSSSSNVDERTLQELYVLPYEIAVRESDPDSAMCSYNQINGVWACENPIMNEDLKDRIGFKGYVMSDFGAVHSTADALNAGLDQELNRPIWFTPARLDEALAAGDIDQEAIDAAAFRVVRAYLNVGLFDNPVPQPPIMGVSTAEHKAVARELAEQSTVLLRNEGGTLPLNGAPTVAIIGPTASITPTGGISAKTACAANGFRGNAVLNCDALVDPLTAITERVTADGGTVVFDNGADLTQAAEAAASADVAVVFGHLGMGEFADITDLNLDHGGDALIQAVAGAADRTVVVLNSGTAVVMPWLEDVDAVLQAWYGGEQFGPALAGILFGDVNPSGKLPMSFPRSLADIPTSTPEQYPGIFADGTTERTVTGEIRQVNYTEGLKVGYRWYESEGIDPLFAFGHGLSYTSFEYSKVNVTPKNSDGSKALRVSFRLTNTGDVAGTEVAQVYVELPSAADLPSKRLVGWERVTLQPGEHRNVTVELTPEQLRERHLLDVWDTATGGWVTPKGTVSFVVGGASDSVSAAASLTLR is encoded by the coding sequence ATGCAAGTCAATCGACGCGGCGTGGGCGCCCTCACGGCAACCCTCGCCCTTCTCTCCTTCTCCCTCGCCCCCGCGGGCCAGTGGGCCGCCTCCGCCGATGAGGCCTCCCCAGCCGACTGCGCGTGGATGGACACCTCGCTGTCCGCCGAAGAGCGCGCCCAGTTGCTGCTCGACGCGAGCACCCAACGTCAGAAGTACCGCTGGCTCAACGAGCATGCGGCCAATTCGCCAGAACAGACCACGTTCAGCGGCGGAGTGACCTACCCCGCCCAAGTGCCGTGCACGCCACGGGTGGTCTATGCCAACGGCGCCGAAGGTGTGCACTCCAAGGCTGGCACCACGGCATGGCCTGCCCCCATCGCCATCGCGGCCACCTTCAACGAGGCCCTCAATGAGACGAAGGCCGCGATGCAGGGCAGCGAGGCCTTCGACAGCGGCAACGCGGTGATCCTCGGGCCCGGCGTCGCGAGCGGGCGCACCCCACTCTCGGGACGCACCCCCGAGTACTTCGGCGAGGACCCGGTACTCAGCGGCGTGATGGGAGCAGCGGCCGTGCGCGGCCTCGAGGACGGCAATCCCGGCAAGGGCGTGATCTCCAACCCGAAGCACTTCGTGGCCAACGAACAGGAGCTCGACCGGCAGTCCAGTTCCTCCAACGTCGACGAGCGCACACTCCAGGAGCTCTACGTACTCCCCTACGAGATCGCGGTGCGCGAGAGCGACCCCGACAGCGCGATGTGCTCGTACAACCAGATCAACGGCGTCTGGGCCTGCGAAAACCCGATCATGAACGAGGACCTCAAGGACCGCATCGGGTTCAAGGGCTACGTCATGAGCGACTTCGGCGCCGTCCACTCCACCGCTGACGCGCTCAACGCCGGCCTGGACCAGGAACTCAACCGCCCGATCTGGTTCACGCCGGCACGCCTCGACGAGGCGCTGGCTGCCGGTGACATCGACCAGGAGGCCATCGACGCGGCCGCCTTCCGGGTGGTGCGGGCGTACCTCAACGTCGGCCTGTTCGACAACCCCGTACCCCAGCCGCCCATCATGGGCGTCTCCACGGCCGAGCACAAGGCCGTGGCACGGGAACTGGCCGAGCAGAGCACGGTGCTGCTCAGGAACGAGGGCGGCACGCTGCCCCTCAACGGTGCGCCGACCGTCGCCATCATCGGCCCCACGGCGTCCATCACCCCCACCGGTGGCATCAGCGCCAAGACCGCCTGCGCGGCCAACGGCTTCCGCGGCAACGCGGTGCTGAACTGTGACGCACTCGTGGACCCGCTCACCGCGATCACCGAGCGCGTGACGGCCGACGGCGGCACGGTCGTGTTCGACAACGGTGCCGACCTCACCCAGGCGGCCGAAGCAGCAGCCTCAGCCGACGTCGCCGTCGTCTTCGGGCACCTCGGCATGGGCGAGTTCGCCGATATCACCGACCTCAACCTGGACCATGGCGGCGACGCCCTCATCCAGGCGGTGGCCGGCGCAGCCGACCGCACGGTCGTGGTGCTGAACTCGGGAACCGCAGTGGTCATGCCGTGGCTCGAGGACGTCGACGCGGTGCTGCAGGCCTGGTACGGCGGCGAGCAGTTCGGGCCCGCTCTGGCCGGCATCCTGTTCGGCGACGTGAATCCCTCAGGCAAGCTCCCGATGAGCTTCCCCAGGTCGCTGGCCGACATCCCCACCTCGACGCCCGAGCAGTACCCCGGCATCTTCGCCGACGGAACGACGGAGCGCACCGTGACCGGCGAGATCCGTCAGGTCAACTACACCGAGGGGCTCAAAGTGGGCTACCGCTGGTATGAATCCGAGGGCATCGATCCGCTCTTCGCATTCGGGCACGGCCTCTCCTACACGTCGTTCGAGTACTCGAAGGTGAACGTGACACCGAAGAACAGCGATGGCTCCAAGGCCCTCCGTGTGAGCTTCCGGTTGACCAACACCGGCGACGTGGCGGGAACCGAGGTGGCTCAGGTCTACGTCGAACTGCCTTCGGCGGCCGACCTACCGTCCAAGCGGCTGGTGGGCTGGGAGCGGGTCACCCTGCAGCCCGGCGAGCACCGCAACGTGACCGTGGAGCTCACACCCGAGCAACTGCGCGAGCGCCACCTGCTCGATGTGTGGGACACCGCCACAGGCGGGTGGGTCACGCCGAAGGGCACGGTTTCGTTCGTCGTCGGTGGGGCTTCGGACTCGGTGTCGGCGGCAGCGTCGCTGACTCTGCGCTGA
- a CDS encoding ABC transporter substrate-binding protein, with product MSSSLKGHKALVAGIVGALSLTACSAGSLGSSDSTTSTEAGAEAVEITMLIDNSEHTTATGQAMADAFNESQDEVVVTVETRPEGAEADNLVKTRLATGEMTDIFQYNSGSLLAALDPASNMVPLTGESFLDNVDETFKTAVTFDDETYGVPFGQAMAGGILYNKKVYADLGLEIPKTWDDFMANNAAIKEAGIDPVLQSYGETWTSQLFVLADFHNVSAEQPDWAEKYTANEAKYTQEPALKSFQRLQEVFEAGYFNKDFASIQMPQALQYLVDGKGAHYPMLTFAVPGYVELAEDAADNIGFFAQPGDDEENYGLTVWTPAALVIPTTTEGEKLEAAKKFLAYVATPEASEAQSAAVDPTGPYMVKGSELPDGLPAAVQDLQSYFDEGNTSPALEFLSPIKGPNLEKITVEVGSGIATAEEGAARYDEDVKKQAQQLGLEGW from the coding sequence GTGTCCTCATCCCTGAAAGGCCACAAGGCCCTCGTCGCCGGCATCGTCGGCGCCCTGTCTCTGACCGCCTGCTCTGCCGGCTCGCTCGGCAGCAGCGACTCCACCACGTCCACAGAGGCGGGCGCCGAGGCAGTCGAGATCACCATGCTGATCGACAACTCCGAGCACACCACCGCAACCGGCCAGGCCATGGCGGACGCCTTCAATGAGTCACAGGACGAAGTCGTCGTGACCGTCGAGACCCGCCCCGAGGGCGCGGAGGCCGACAACCTGGTGAAGACCCGCCTCGCCACCGGCGAGATGACCGACATCTTCCAATACAACTCGGGCTCGCTCCTGGCCGCCCTGGACCCGGCGAGCAACATGGTGCCGCTGACCGGTGAGTCCTTCTTGGACAACGTTGATGAAACGTTCAAAACGGCCGTGACGTTCGACGACGAGACCTACGGTGTCCCCTTCGGCCAGGCCATGGCCGGCGGCATCCTCTACAACAAGAAGGTCTACGCCGACCTCGGCCTCGAGATCCCGAAGACCTGGGACGATTTCATGGCCAACAACGCCGCGATCAAGGAAGCCGGCATCGATCCGGTCCTCCAGTCCTACGGCGAAACCTGGACCTCCCAGCTCTTCGTCCTCGCTGATTTCCACAACGTGAGCGCCGAGCAGCCCGACTGGGCCGAGAAGTACACGGCCAATGAAGCCAAGTACACGCAGGAGCCCGCCCTGAAGAGCTTCCAGCGCCTCCAGGAGGTCTTCGAGGCCGGCTACTTCAACAAGGACTTCGCTTCCATCCAGATGCCCCAGGCCCTGCAGTACCTCGTGGACGGCAAGGGCGCCCACTACCCGATGCTCACGTTCGCCGTGCCCGGCTACGTGGAACTGGCCGAAGATGCCGCCGACAACATCGGCTTCTTCGCCCAGCCCGGCGACGACGAGGAGAACTACGGCCTGACCGTCTGGACCCCGGCCGCGCTGGTCATCCCCACCACCACCGAGGGCGAGAAGCTCGAGGCAGCCAAGAAGTTCCTCGCCTACGTGGCCACCCCTGAGGCCTCCGAGGCGCAGAGCGCCGCCGTCGACCCGACCGGCCCGTACATGGTCAAGGGCAGCGAACTCCCCGACGGGCTCCCGGCCGCCGTCCAGGACCTCCAGTCCTACTTCGACGAGGGCAACACCAGCCCGGCACTGGAGTTCCTGTCGCCCATCAAGGGTCCGAACCTGGAGAAGATCACCGTTGAGGTGGGCTCCGGTATCGCCACCGCCGAAGAGGGCGCAGCCCGCTACGACGAGGACGTGAAGAAGCAGGCCCAGCAGCTCGGCCTCGAAGGCTGGTGA
- the pth gene encoding aminoacyl-tRNA hydrolase: protein MTSSTFLVVGLGNPGPAYEITRHNVGFWAVADLADRYGSSFSLNSRQKAEIATVSLRGPEPVRLVLVRPTTYMNLSGVAVRSIATFHKIEPGHIIAIHDELDLDAGRLRVKLGGGDNGHNGLKSMRQHLGTGDFYRVRVGIGRPPGRQSAADYVLAKLKPKELDEMLVDAAVAADVVESLVREGLVVTQNKFNS, encoded by the coding sequence GTGACCAGTTCCACCTTTCTCGTGGTCGGGCTCGGGAACCCGGGCCCGGCCTACGAGATCACCCGGCACAACGTCGGTTTCTGGGCCGTAGCGGATCTCGCAGACCGCTACGGCTCATCCTTTTCGCTGAATTCGCGCCAGAAGGCCGAGATCGCGACGGTGAGCCTGCGCGGTCCGGAACCGGTCAGGCTGGTCCTGGTCCGCCCCACCACGTACATGAACCTGTCCGGCGTGGCCGTCAGGTCCATCGCCACGTTCCACAAGATCGAGCCGGGTCACATCATCGCGATCCACGACGAGCTCGACCTGGACGCCGGCCGTCTGCGCGTGAAGCTGGGCGGCGGCGACAACGGCCACAACGGCCTCAAGTCGATGCGTCAGCACCTCGGCACCGGCGACTTCTACCGGGTGCGGGTGGGGATCGGGCGTCCGCCCGGCCGCCAGTCCGCCGCGGATTACGTGCTGGCCAAGCTGAAGCCGAAGGAACTCGACGAGATGCTGGTCGATGCGGCGGTGGCCGCCGACGTCGTGGAGTCGCTCGTGCGCGAGGGCCTCGTCGTCACCCAGAACAAGTTCAACTCGTAA
- a CDS encoding carbohydrate ABC transporter permease, which yields MDKTYPMWFYLPGGLIFFVLFIIPTVVSFYFAFTRWTLFDSFFVGFENFVMFFQEPGLIGSLWNTLTYGFVTSVAKVVLGMGLAVLLSAPIIARGYLRSVTFFPVLLSSVGVGLTFQILLDPFNGLLNSVISGVTGADGPGWLTNPDLALLSVAGIDVWKGLGLATLIYIAGIAAIPTEYFEAARVDGASSWQVFRRIILPLSFPATSTVILLSLIGGLRSFDLIWTTTQGGPGFASDVIASVIYKQYQAGFYGLSTAGNVILFIVVTAIIYPLSRWMNSKETDL from the coding sequence ATGGACAAGACGTATCCCATGTGGTTCTACCTGCCCGGCGGCCTCATCTTTTTCGTGCTGTTCATCATTCCCACGGTCGTGTCGTTCTACTTCGCGTTCACGCGGTGGACGCTGTTCGACTCCTTCTTCGTGGGGTTCGAGAACTTCGTGATGTTCTTCCAGGAGCCGGGCCTCATCGGCTCGCTCTGGAACACCCTCACCTACGGTTTCGTCACTTCAGTCGCCAAGGTCGTGCTCGGCATGGGGCTGGCCGTGTTGTTGTCGGCCCCCATCATCGCCCGCGGCTATCTACGCTCCGTGACGTTCTTCCCTGTGCTGCTCAGCTCCGTCGGAGTCGGCCTCACCTTCCAGATCCTCCTGGACCCGTTCAACGGCCTGCTGAACTCCGTGATCAGCGGGGTCACCGGTGCCGACGGCCCCGGCTGGCTGACCAACCCGGATCTGGCGCTGCTCAGCGTAGCCGGCATCGACGTGTGGAAGGGCCTCGGCCTGGCCACCCTGATCTACATCGCCGGTATCGCCGCCATCCCCACCGAGTACTTCGAGGCCGCCCGCGTCGACGGCGCCAGCTCCTGGCAGGTGTTCCGCAGGATCATCCTGCCGCTGTCCTTCCCAGCCACGTCCACCGTCATCCTGCTGTCACTCATCGGTGGGCTGCGCTCGTTCGACCTCATCTGGACGACGACACAGGGCGGACCGGGCTTCGCCTCCGACGTCATCGCGTCGGTCATCTACAAGCAGTACCAGGCGGGCTTCTACGGGCTGTCCACCGCCGGCAACGTGATCCTCTTCATCGTCGTCACCGCCATCATCTATCCCCTGTCCCGCTGGATGAACTCGAAGGAGACAGACCTGTGA
- a CDS encoding carbohydrate ABC transporter permease: MRSSTRWIIGIVGIVVTTVVFLVPLAFVFTTASKSPQEAARLQFSWPEQFQLWSNIVEVFQARDYMLIIAFINSAILTVASVTLMVLFGSMIAYVLSRRASRWNGLINGLVLSGLIIPPAVVPTIWVMQSLGIFKTLHGLILIEVAFGLSFTVLMMRAFVSTIPKEIDEAAVVDGAGPVRLFFRVILPLLKPVIVTIIVVQSIFVFNDFQNPLYFLPGDANATVQLTLFNFRSQFVTSYNLLFTNILVITIPMLILYVLFQRQIVAGMTAGAVKG; encoded by the coding sequence ATGCGCTCATCCACCAGGTGGATCATCGGCATCGTCGGCATCGTCGTCACCACCGTGGTGTTCCTCGTCCCGCTCGCCTTCGTTTTCACGACTGCCTCGAAGTCGCCCCAGGAGGCCGCACGCCTCCAGTTCTCGTGGCCGGAGCAGTTCCAGCTGTGGAGCAACATCGTCGAGGTCTTCCAGGCCCGCGACTACATGCTCATCATCGCCTTCATCAACTCGGCGATCCTCACCGTGGCCAGCGTCACACTGATGGTGCTCTTCGGCTCGATGATCGCCTACGTGCTGTCGCGCCGCGCCAGCAGGTGGAACGGCCTCATCAACGGCCTGGTGCTCTCCGGACTCATCATCCCGCCTGCCGTCGTACCCACCATCTGGGTGATGCAGAGCCTCGGCATCTTCAAGACGCTGCACGGGCTCATCCTGATCGAGGTGGCCTTCGGCCTGTCCTTCACAGTGCTGATGATGCGCGCCTTCGTCTCCACCATCCCCAAGGAGATCGACGAAGCCGCCGTGGTGGACGGCGCCGGTCCGGTGCGGCTGTTCTTCCGCGTCATCCTGCCGCTGCTCAAGCCCGTGATCGTCACGATCATCGTCGTCCAGTCGATCTTCGTGTTCAACGACTTCCAGAACCCGCTCTACTTCCTCCCGGGTGATGCCAACGCGACAGTGCAGCTCACACTGTTCAACTTCCGCAGCCAGTTCGTCACCAGCTACAACCTGCTGTTCACCAACATCCTCGTGATCACCATCCCCATGCTCATCCTCTATGTCCTCTTCCAGCGCCAGATCGTGGCCGGCATGACCGCCGGCGCCGTCAAGGGCTGA